A portion of the Barnesiella propionica genome contains these proteins:
- a CDS encoding Na(+)-translocating NADH-quinone reductase subunit A, whose amino-acid sequence MANVIKLKKGLDINLRGKPSSEITNAAESELFAVVPDDYHGIIPKIIVKPGDHVLAGTPVMYDKNQPDVKFVSPVSGEIIDVERGERRKVLKITIKPDKKQQYIDFGIKDPDHLTADEIKKILSEAGMFAYIKQRPYDIIANPAVQPRDIFMTAFDSAPLAPDFSFILKGEEKNLETGLRALSKLTTGKIYAGVSARQPVSITNAETVIFDGPHPAGNAGVQIQHIAPVNKGETVWTVNALDVLFIGRLFNEGKTDFSRIVAVTGSEVENPHYVRSKVGASIDSIINGNIKDNGYHLRYISGNVLTGTHVNRNDYLCAPHSHITVIPEGDERNEFFGWATPGLGKFSVSHSYFSWLTGSKKEFTIDARIRGGERAIIMSDEYDRVFPMNILPEFLIKAIIAFDIDKMENLGIYEVAPEDFALCEFVDTSKLELQKIVRNGLDLLKKEMN is encoded by the coding sequence ATGGCAAATGTAATCAAGTTAAAAAAAGGATTGGATATCAATTTAAGGGGCAAACCTTCCTCTGAAATTACCAATGCCGCAGAAAGTGAATTATTTGCAGTTGTTCCTGACGATTACCATGGAATTATTCCCAAAATAATTGTAAAACCGGGTGACCATGTATTAGCCGGGACTCCTGTCATGTATGACAAGAATCAGCCGGACGTAAAATTCGTATCTCCGGTAAGCGGTGAAATAATCGATGTAGAAAGAGGAGAACGCCGTAAAGTATTAAAAATAACCATCAAACCCGATAAAAAACAACAATATATCGACTTTGGGATAAAAGACCCTGATCATCTGACGGCAGATGAAATAAAAAAGATACTTTCCGAAGCCGGAATGTTCGCTTATATCAAGCAACGGCCATACGATATCATAGCCAATCCCGCAGTACAACCTCGGGATATTTTTATGACTGCTTTCGATTCAGCCCCGTTGGCTCCCGATTTCAGTTTTATATTGAAAGGAGAAGAAAAAAACCTTGAAACCGGACTACGGGCTTTGTCTAAACTTACAACAGGAAAAATATATGCCGGAGTTTCTGCCAGACAACCTGTCTCTATAACAAACGCTGAAACTGTAATTTTTGACGGACCACATCCCGCGGGGAACGCCGGGGTGCAGATACAACATATAGCTCCTGTTAATAAAGGAGAAACCGTATGGACTGTAAATGCCTTGGATGTCCTTTTCATAGGACGGCTTTTTAACGAAGGGAAAACCGACTTCAGCCGCATTGTAGCCGTAACCGGTTCAGAGGTCGAAAACCCTCATTACGTAAGAAGCAAAGTGGGTGCATCCATAGACTCTATCATCAACGGAAACATCAAAGATAACGGATACCACTTACGCTACATAAGCGGGAATGTCCTAACAGGGACGCATGTAAACAGAAATGATTACTTGTGTGCCCCTCACTCACATATAACTGTCATCCCCGAAGGGGACGAACGTAATGAATTTTTCGGATGGGCAACTCCCGGTCTGGGAAAATTCAGTGTAAGCCACTCCTACTTTTCCTGGCTCACGGGCTCAAAAAAAGAATTTACAATCGATGCCCGCATCCGGGGAGGAGAACGCGCCATAATCATGTCCGACGAATATGACAGAGTATTTCCTATGAACATTCTTCCGGAATTTCTTATAAAAGCAATCATAGCTTTCGACATAGATAAGATGGAGAATCTGGGTATTTACGAAGTTGCTCCGGAAGATTTCGCGCTTTGCGAATTTGTAGATACATCCAAACTGGAATTACAAAAAATCGTTCGCAACGGACTCGATTTATTAAAAAAAGAGATGAATTAA
- a CDS encoding MotA/TolQ/ExbB proton channel family protein: METKKTKGKKQFRGIKNAFLVIIVCFIVAVCVFNFVFGNPANFMDGDPTGHPLPGNMLGTIYKGGVIVPVLQTLLLTVLVLTVERWFAISSAKGKGNITKFVANIKEALANNDLAKAQELCDKQRGCVASVVSSVLKKYDEMDKNTTISKEQKLTTLQKEVEEATALEMPSLQQNLPIIATMTTLGTLVGLLGTVVGMIKSFAALANAGSPDSIALSTGISEALINTAFGIGTGALAVISYNFFTNKIDNITYAIDEVGFSIVQTFAATHK, translated from the coding sequence ATGGAAACTAAAAAAACAAAAGGAAAAAAACAATTCCGCGGTATCAAAAATGCATTCTTGGTGATTATAGTGTGCTTTATTGTTGCCGTTTGTGTATTCAATTTCGTATTCGGTAATCCCGCAAACTTTATGGATGGAGATCCTACGGGTCATCCGCTGCCCGGAAATATGTTGGGAACAATTTATAAAGGAGGTGTAATCGTGCCTGTTCTTCAGACATTGTTGCTTACTGTATTGGTTCTTACTGTAGAACGTTGGTTCGCTATCTCTAGTGCTAAAGGTAAAGGTAACATTACGAAATTCGTTGCAAATATTAAAGAAGCATTGGCTAACAATGATTTGGCTAAAGCTCAGGAACTTTGTGACAAACAAAGAGGTTGTGTTGCCAGCGTTGTATCTTCTGTATTGAAGAAATATGACGAAATGGATAAAAACACTACCATCTCTAAAGAACAAAAACTGACAACACTTCAAAAAGAAGTTGAAGAAGCTACCGCATTGGAAATGCCTTCTTTGCAACAGAATCTTCCTATCATCGCTACGATGACTACCCTCGGTACTTTGGTCGGTCTGTTGGGAACTGTAGTTGGTATGATCAAGTCTTTCGCCGCTTTGGCAAACGCTGGTTCTCCTGACTCAATCGCATTGTCTACCGGTATTTCCGAAGCCCTTATCAATACTGCGTTCGGTATCGGTACTGGTGCTTTGGCTGTAATCTCTTATAACTTCTTTACCAATAAAATTGATAACATTACTTACGCTATTGACGAAGTAGGTTTCTCTATTGTTCAAACATTTGCCGCTACGCATAAATAA
- a CDS encoding ExbD/TolR family protein, with protein sequence MPRVKVKRKSTLIDMTAMSDVTVLLLTFFMLTSTFVQKEPVQVATPASVSEIKIPETNILQILVDPQGKVFLSLDKQDDRVAVLNAVGEEYGLTFTPEEQHTFKLANSFGVPIKGMKEFLGKRQDEQDAILKNYGIPTDSLNNEFKVWVKAAKQVNPDLTIAIKADQATPYPQIKTVMSSLQDIRENRYNLITSLKTIPADN encoded by the coding sequence ATGCCAAGAGTTAAAGTAAAAAGGAAAAGTACGCTCATCGATATGACTGCGATGAGTGACGTTACTGTACTTTTGCTTACATTCTTTATGTTAACATCCACTTTCGTTCAGAAAGAGCCTGTTCAGGTAGCAACACCGGCATCTGTATCGGAAATTAAAATTCCCGAAACAAATATTTTGCAGATTTTGGTGGATCCTCAGGGAAAAGTATTCCTGAGCTTGGACAAACAGGACGACCGAGTGGCTGTACTTAATGCGGTAGGTGAAGAGTATGGTTTGACATTCACACCTGAAGAGCAGCATACATTTAAACTTGCGAATTCATTCGGAGTTCCTATCAAAGGGATGAAGGAGTTTCTCGGTAAGAGACAGGACGAGCAGGACGCTATCCTGAAGAACTACGGTATTCCTACCGATAGTTTGAATAATGAATTCAAAGTTTGGGTGAAAGCAGCAAAACAGGTGAATCCCGATTTGACAATAGCAATTAAAGCAGATCAAGCTACCCCTTATCCCCAAATCAAGACGGTAATGTCTTCTTTACAGGATATACGGGAAAACCGCTATAATCTGATTACGTCGCTGAAAACAATTCCTGCGGATAATTAA
- a CDS encoding ExbD/TolR family protein, producing MAEVEQKESGEKKKGAQKKMKIHVDFTPMVDMNMLLITFFMLCTTMSKPQTMEISMPSNDKVTEEEQNKVKASQAITILLGDKDRVFYYEGEPQYDDYTSLKESSYEADGLRAMLQNRNHDVVEKMKELKEKKLNKEVSDEEFDTQAKEIKGVKTAPVVLIKASEGSTYKNLIDALDEMQICSISKYAIVDMTDGDKFLIENFEGKGSLSAQAAEVKANGN from the coding sequence ATGGCAGAAGTAGAACAAAAAGAAAGCGGGGAAAAGAAAAAAGGCGCGCAAAAGAAGATGAAAATTCATGTCGACTTTACCCCGATGGTTGATATGAACATGCTTTTGATCACTTTCTTTATGCTATGTACCACGATGAGCAAACCTCAGACTATGGAGATAAGTATGCCATCGAACGATAAAGTTACGGAAGAAGAACAAAATAAAGTAAAGGCTTCGCAAGCCATAACGATCCTTTTGGGGGATAAAGACCGGGTATTCTATTACGAAGGTGAACCCCAATATGATGATTATACTTCATTAAAAGAATCTTCTTACGAGGCAGACGGTCTTCGGGCGATGCTTCAGAACCGTAATCACGATGTGGTAGAGAAGATGAAAGAACTGAAAGAGAAAAAGCTGAATAAGGAGGTTTCGGACGAAGAATTCGATACGCAGGCTAAAGAGATCAAAGGTGTGAAAACCGCTCCGGTTGTGCTTATCAAAGCTTCCGAAGGTTCAACTTATAAGAATCTTATAGACGCTCTCGATGAAATGCAAATTTGCAGCATCAGTAAATATGCAATTGTGGATATGACTGATGGTGATAAATTCTTGATTGAAAACTTTGAAGGCAAGGGCTCTTTATCGGCTCAGGCTGCAGAAGTAAAAGCGAATGGTAATTAA
- a CDS encoding energy transducer TonB: MAKDIDLTSSEWCDLVFEGKNKAYGAYDMRQNSPKRHNRAMIVVVLVVIFAFSLPYIISSIVPEKEEEIEMNVVTELSKLDAEVKKNEELKPIVETPPPPPLKSSIKFTPPVIKKDDEVREEDEIKSQDELIATKVNISIADVKGNDEIHGQDIADFKEIVAPKKEVEEKPYEAVEQMPTFPGGEAELMKFMSENLKYPVIAQENGIQGRVILRFVVSKTGAIENIQVVRSVDPTCDKEAIRMVKSMPRWIPGKQNGNNVPVYFTLPVLFKLL; this comes from the coding sequence ATGGCAAAAGACATAGACTTAACCTCGAGTGAATGGTGTGACTTAGTTTTTGAAGGCAAAAACAAAGCATACGGTGCATATGATATGCGCCAGAATTCGCCCAAACGTCACAATCGTGCTATGATTGTGGTTGTGCTGGTTGTGATATTCGCTTTCTCCTTGCCTTACATTATTAGCAGCATCGTTCCTGAAAAGGAAGAAGAAATTGAAATGAATGTAGTAACGGAGCTTTCCAAACTGGATGCCGAAGTGAAGAAAAACGAAGAGTTGAAACCTATCGTAGAAACTCCTCCGCCACCTCCATTGAAAAGTTCTATCAAGTTTACTCCACCGGTTATTAAAAAAGACGATGAAGTAAGGGAAGAAGATGAGATTAAATCTCAAGATGAATTGATCGCTACGAAGGTAAACATCTCTATTGCCGATGTAAAAGGTAACGACGAAATACATGGTCAGGATATTGCCGATTTTAAAGAAATCGTCGCTCCTAAAAAAGAAGTAGAAGAGAAACCTTATGAAGCAGTAGAGCAGATGCCGACTTTCCCCGGTGGTGAGGCCGAACTGATGAAGTTCATGAGTGAGAACTTGAAATATCCGGTTATTGCACAAGAGAACGGTATTCAGGGACGTGTAATTCTGCGTTTCGTTGTATCTAAAACAGGTGCTATCGAAAACATACAGGTGGTACGCAGTGTCGATCCTACTTGTGATAAGGAAGCTATACGTATGGTGAAAAGTATGCCTCGTTGGATCCCGGGTAAGCAGAATGGTAACAATGTACCGGTTTATTTCACGCTTCCGGTTTTGTTTAAACTATTATAA
- a CDS encoding PstS family phosphate ABC transporter substrate-binding protein has product MKTSHVLLVSMLTGLSMLSCRSEKKHAEPRNAEISCDESFKPIIEEEIDVFEATFTEVSIIPRYTSEVEALNLLLQDSVRLAVSTRPLTEGEINTLHAKKLFPKETVIAIDGIAFIVNKQNNDSVISVPDLRKIVTGEITQWKQLNPKSKLGDLLFVFDNRNSSTVRYAIDSLCQGKPLYNGLKALGTNPDVIKFVSETPNAIGVIGASWINAIDSTNRQTFIDDVRVMNVKADLGSVPYKPYQAYIGGYEGQQYPLTRLVYIISTDPKVGIPTQFANFVAGYKGQKIILKTGIVPIQASTLNSRQVNVKSEL; this is encoded by the coding sequence ATGAAAACATCACATGTATTATTGGTTTCGATGCTGACCGGATTGTCGATGCTGTCGTGCCGTTCCGAAAAGAAACACGCTGAGCCCCGTAATGCGGAGATCAGTTGTGACGAAAGTTTCAAACCTATTATCGAAGAAGAGATCGATGTCTTCGAAGCGACATTCACCGAGGTAAGTATTATACCCCGGTATACCAGTGAAGTAGAAGCCTTGAACCTGTTGTTACAGGATAGCGTGCGGCTGGCGGTTTCTACGCGTCCCCTGACCGAAGGGGAGATTAATACCCTACATGCTAAAAAACTGTTCCCGAAAGAAACAGTAATTGCTATAGACGGTATAGCATTTATCGTAAATAAACAGAATAATGATTCTGTGATCTCTGTTCCCGATTTAAGAAAGATCGTAACAGGAGAGATCACACAATGGAAGCAATTGAATCCGAAATCCAAACTGGGAGATTTATTATTCGTTTTCGATAACCGGAATTCGAGTACAGTGCGTTATGCCATAGATTCTTTATGTCAGGGCAAACCTTTATATAACGGATTGAAGGCATTGGGAACCAATCCCGATGTGATTAAGTTCGTATCGGAAACTCCGAACGCCATAGGTGTTATAGGAGCCAGTTGGATCAATGCCATAGATTCTACCAACCGTCAGACCTTTATAGATGATGTAAGGGTTATGAATGTGAAAGCCGATTTAGGATCTGTTCCTTACAAGCCATACCAGGCCTATATTGGTGGCTACGAAGGCCAGCAATATCCTCTTACCCGGCTTGTATATATTATAAGTACCGATCCGAAAGTTGGAATTCCCACGCAATTTGCTAATTTTGTGGCTGGATATAAGGGACAGAAGATCATTCTGAAGACCGGAATCGTTCCTATTCAAGCCAGTACGCTGAATAGCAGACAGGTAAATGTGAAGTCAGAACTATGA
- a CDS encoding tetratricopeptide repeat protein produces MKSRLKLFLSLILVSTLVATVSAANYKDGIEYFKAGQPDRAKILLEKNLNDPTTDKAEAYYYLGEIAFGDKKYDEAKKNYQAGFTADPMNMYNKIGLAKVEMRTNPKAAENMIKDAVGGKNKKNAGLNLAAAIAFYQNGVPGYEEYLEKALKADKKYPDIYMFQGDILADKKQYGDAAGSYETAILFDPNCVEAYVKYSHIYFPINPTMAVQKLEELLQLAPESALAQREMAEAYYKNDQFNKAAEAYAKYMQNPNHFENDRARYSTLLFYDKKYNESQAIANEILAKNPEDFTMRRISMFNAYEMKNFADAEAAGRAYLNQDKYKKDYIARDYSTYGYVLLENKKTGEAVEQFVKAYELDTAKHDMLKEISDAYRLNGDYANAIKYYEMFMNSDEENMRTNSYYSLGGLYYRAATSVPADSVALRDEYLDAAQKNFNVVVEKAPEDYRGYLWIARSLSVKDPETKDGLAKPAYEQLLLVLDKDSANKTNATAAYIEVYKYLGYYHYLKNEIALTKEYWNKMLEFDPENVEIKEALKQLP; encoded by the coding sequence ATGAAATCAAGACTTAAATTATTCTTATCACTCATCTTGGTGAGTACACTGGTAGCCACTGTTTCTGCCGCCAATTACAAAGATGGTATTGAGTATTTTAAAGCCGGACAGCCTGACCGTGCCAAAATCCTTCTGGAAAAGAATCTCAATGACCCTACTACCGATAAGGCTGAAGCTTATTATTATTTGGGTGAAATCGCTTTTGGAGATAAAAAATATGACGAAGCCAAAAAGAACTATCAGGCCGGTTTTACTGCAGACCCTATGAATATGTATAACAAGATAGGTCTCGCCAAGGTAGAAATGCGCACGAATCCGAAAGCTGCCGAAAATATGATTAAGGATGCTGTAGGAGGTAAAAATAAGAAGAATGCAGGCCTTAATCTGGCCGCTGCCATAGCTTTTTATCAGAACGGTGTTCCCGGATATGAAGAATATCTTGAAAAAGCTTTAAAAGCCGATAAGAAATACCCTGACATATATATGTTCCAGGGAGACATACTGGCCGATAAGAAGCAATACGGTGATGCTGCCGGAAGTTATGAAACCGCTATATTGTTCGACCCGAATTGTGTAGAAGCCTATGTGAAATATTCTCATATTTATTTCCCTATTAACCCGACTATGGCGGTACAAAAACTCGAAGAATTGTTGCAATTGGCTCCCGAATCTGCTCTGGCTCAGCGTGAAATGGCCGAAGCCTATTATAAGAACGACCAGTTTAATAAAGCTGCGGAGGCTTATGCTAAATACATGCAGAATCCCAATCATTTCGAAAATGACCGTGCCCGTTATTCCACATTGTTGTTCTATGATAAAAAATACAACGAGTCACAGGCTATTGCCAACGAGATACTGGCAAAAAATCCGGAGGATTTCACGATGCGCCGTATATCCATGTTCAATGCTTATGAAATGAAAAATTTCGCTGATGCAGAAGCTGCCGGACGTGCATATCTGAATCAGGATAAATATAAGAAAGATTATATCGCCCGTGACTATTCTACTTACGGTTATGTATTGTTGGAGAATAAAAAAACCGGAGAAGCAGTAGAACAATTTGTAAAGGCGTATGAACTGGATACGGCCAAACATGACATGCTGAAAGAAATCAGTGATGCTTATCGTTTGAACGGCGACTACGCCAATGCAATCAAATATTATGAAATGTTTATGAACTCGGATGAAGAGAATATGCGTACTAACTCATATTATTCGTTGGGAGGTCTTTATTACCGTGCCGCTACCTCAGTTCCTGCCGATAGCGTGGCATTGCGGGATGAATACCTGGACGCAGCTCAAAAGAATTTCAATGTAGTTGTTGAAAAAGCGCCTGAAGATTATCGCGGTTATTTGTGGATAGCCCGTTCTCTTTCGGTAAAAGACCCTGAAACAAAAGACGGTTTGGCAAAACCTGCTTATGAACAATTATTGTTAGTGCTGGACAAAGATAGTGCCAACAAGACTAATGCCACTGCTGCTTATATCGAAGTTTATAAATATCTGGGATATTATCATTATCTGAAAAATGAGATAGCACTTACCAAAGAATATTGGAATAAGATGCTGGAATTTGATCCCGAAAATGTGGAAATAAAAGAAGCATTAAAACAACTACCGTAA
- a CDS encoding NADH-quinone oxidoreductase subunit A, with product MNSALFVVVLITGITLVAAALWIAGLISPRSFNPQKGEAYECGIPTRGESWMQFKVGYYLFAILFLMFDVETVFLFPWAVILRDMGVAGLISILFFMTVLILGLVYAWKKGALEWK from the coding sequence ATGAATTCTGCACTATTTGTAGTTGTTTTGATTACCGGTATTACTCTGGTTGCCGCTGCGCTCTGGATTGCCGGGCTCATTTCGCCTCGTTCTTTCAATCCACAGAAAGGAGAGGCTTACGAATGTGGTATCCCTACGCGAGGGGAATCATGGATGCAATTTAAAGTAGGTTACTACCTGTTTGCTATCCTCTTCCTTATGTTCGATGTGGAAACGGTTTTTTTGTTTCCATGGGCTGTAATATTGCGTGATATGGGGGTAGCCGGATTAATAAGTATACTGTTTTTTATGACAGTCCTCATTCTGGGACTGGTTTATGCCTGGAAGAAAGGAGCATTGGAATGGAAGTGA
- a CDS encoding NADH-quinone oxidoreductase subunit B: MEVKIKGMKYEDFKDNEYIEQLMAELKESGTNVVVGCLDELINWGRSNSLWPLTFATSCCGIEFLSLGAARYDMARFGFEVARASPRQADFIMVAGTIVHRMAPVLKRLYDQLAEPKYVVAVGGCAISGGPFKNSYHVLKGVDEILPVDVYIPGCPPRPEAMFYGLMQLQRKVKVEKFFGGVNRQEKRDKMFDK; encoded by the coding sequence ATGGAAGTGAAAATCAAAGGAATGAAGTATGAAGACTTCAAGGATAATGAATATATTGAACAACTTATGGCAGAGCTCAAGGAATCGGGAACCAATGTGGTTGTCGGTTGTCTTGACGAGCTTATCAACTGGGGCCGCTCCAATTCTTTGTGGCCGCTTACTTTTGCAACCAGTTGCTGCGGTATTGAGTTTTTATCTCTGGGCGCCGCACGTTATGACATGGCCCGTTTTGGGTTCGAAGTAGCCCGTGCCAGTCCGCGTCAGGCCGATTTTATTATGGTAGCCGGTACTATCGTACATCGTATGGCTCCTGTCCTTAAACGATTATATGATCAGCTGGCGGAACCGAAATATGTAGTGGCTGTCGGTGGCTGCGCTATTTCCGGAGGCCCTTTCAAGAATTCTTACCATGTTCTTAAAGGAGTGGATGAAATACTTCCTGTAGATGTATATATTCCCGGTTGTCCTCCCAGGCCCGAAGCAATGTTCTACGGCCTTATGCAGTTACAACGTAAGGTGAAAGTGGAAAAATTCTTTGGCGGCGTTAATCGTCAGGAGAAAAGAGATAAAATGTTCGATAAATAA
- a CDS encoding NADH-quinone oxidoreductase subunit D-related protein, protein MANIQEKISNFLPEATFVEGQILEAVIPAKDWQRVARFLRNDEELQFDYLVSLIGMDWGETLGCVYYFDSTVHHHQVSVKVETSDKENPLIYSVSDIWAVAYLYEREVFDFYGIRFINHPDMRRLFLRNDWVGYPLRKDYDINPEVNPVRLENEEADDTAPSIVETADGKLEERVNRIFASEEFVVNIGPQHPATHGVLRLRTSLEGENVKKIDVYCGYIHRGIEKLCESLTYPQTLHFADRLDYLSAQQNRHAICLCVEDALQIEVPMRAQYIRTMMDELMRISSHLLFYATFCMDLGGTTAFFYGFRDREKILDIMEDTCGARMTFNYNVIGGVMADLHPDFQRKVKEFCQIMPKMLKEYHQLFTGNVIAQQRMKGIGILSREEAISRGMTGPSGRASGWACDIRKLYPYGVYDKVEFNEILRTEGDVFARYMVRMDEIVESIHILEQLVDNIPEGDYAVKMKPVIKLPEGHYFRQVEASRGAMGVYIESRGEKYPYRLKLNSPCFPLVGGLDSMCRGGKIADLIAIGGSLDYVIPDIDR, encoded by the coding sequence ATGGCTAATATTCAAGAAAAAATAAGTAACTTTTTGCCGGAAGCGACATTTGTCGAAGGACAAATTCTCGAAGCCGTCATACCGGCTAAAGACTGGCAGCGGGTTGCCCGTTTTTTACGTAACGACGAAGAGTTACAATTCGATTATTTAGTTTCTCTTATCGGTATGGATTGGGGAGAGACATTAGGGTGCGTATATTATTTCGACTCTACGGTTCATCATCATCAAGTATCGGTAAAAGTAGAAACATCCGACAAAGAAAATCCTTTAATTTATAGCGTTTCGGATATCTGGGCGGTTGCTTATCTGTACGAAAGGGAAGTGTTCGACTTTTATGGCATCCGTTTTATCAATCATCCCGATATGAGGCGTCTTTTCCTGCGCAATGACTGGGTGGGATATCCTTTGAGAAAAGATTACGATATAAATCCGGAAGTGAATCCTGTACGTCTCGAGAATGAGGAAGCTGACGATACGGCTCCTTCTATTGTCGAAACGGCTGACGGTAAACTGGAAGAACGGGTGAACCGCATTTTTGCTTCCGAAGAATTTGTCGTGAACATAGGTCCGCAGCACCCTGCAACCCATGGTGTTTTGAGATTGCGTACTTCTTTAGAAGGTGAGAATGTTAAGAAAATAGATGTGTACTGCGGTTATATTCACCGGGGTATCGAAAAATTATGTGAATCGTTGACCTATCCTCAGACATTGCATTTTGCAGATCGTCTCGATTATCTTTCGGCACAACAGAACCGTCATGCGATTTGCCTCTGCGTGGAAGATGCTTTACAGATAGAAGTTCCTATGCGAGCTCAATATATCCGTACGATGATGGATGAGCTGATGCGTATATCTTCTCACTTGCTTTTTTATGCTACCTTCTGTATGGACTTGGGCGGTACTACGGCTTTCTTTTATGGTTTCCGCGATCGTGAAAAGATACTGGACATTATGGAAGATACTTGCGGTGCCCGTATGACGTTCAATTATAATGTGATAGGTGGCGTTATGGCAGATCTTCATCCCGATTTTCAGCGGAAGGTGAAAGAATTTTGCCAGATTATGCCTAAAATGCTGAAAGAATATCATCAGCTCTTTACGGGTAATGTCATTGCCCAGCAACGTATGAAAGGTATAGGAATTCTTTCCCGGGAGGAAGCTATTTCCCGCGGAATGACCGGACCGAGCGGACGTGCTTCGGGATGGGCCTGCGATATTCGTAAATTATATCCTTACGGGGTTTACGATAAAGTGGAATTCAACGAGATATTACGTACCGAAGGAGATGTCTTTGCTCGTTATATGGTACGTATGGACGAGATCGTGGAGTCTATACATATTTTGGAACAGTTGGTGGATAATATACCAGAAGGCGACTACGCCGTAAAAATGAAACCTGTTATCAAATTGCCGGAGGGACATTATTTCCGTCAAGTAGAAGCTAGCCGTGGAGCAATGGGTGTATATATAGAAAGCCGCGGAGAGAAATATCCTTATCGTCTTAAACTCAACTCTCCTTGTTTCCCGCTGGTCGGAGGACTGGATTCGATGTGTCGCGGCGGTAAGATCGCCGACCTTATAGCAATTGGCGGTTCTCTTGATTATGTAATCCCCGATATTGACAGATAA
- the nuoH gene encoding NADH-quinone oxidoreductase subunit NuoH: MFDFSIVTHWIDSLLRDYLPGWGALLIEFVLVGVALLLLYAVLALFYIYYERKLCAFFQCRLGPNRVGPYGIIQSVADMFKILIKELIEIKHVDKFLFALAPYLVIAGSMLAFGCLPFGKGLQVIDFNIGIFFLIAVSSIGVLGILLAGWSSNNKYTLIGAIRSGAQMVSYELSIGLSVLTMVAFAGTMSITGIVEAQNNGWFIFTGHIPVIIAFLIYLVAGTAETNRGPFDLPEAESELTAGYHTEYSGIHFGFFYLAEYLNLFIVSGVAALLFFGGWMPLHIPGWEGFNQIMDYIPSVIWFFGKAIVISFIIIWFKWTFPRLRIDQLLRLEWKYLLPLNLVNLFLMVLIIIFGLHF; encoded by the coding sequence ATGTTCGATTTTTCAATAGTAACACATTGGATAGACAGTCTATTACGGGATTATTTGCCCGGATGGGGAGCCCTTCTCATTGAATTTGTATTGGTTGGTGTGGCTTTGTTACTGCTGTATGCAGTTTTGGCCTTGTTCTATATTTACTACGAACGTAAGCTTTGTGCTTTCTTTCAGTGTCGTTTAGGCCCGAACCGTGTGGGCCCTTACGGAATTATCCAGAGTGTGGCCGACATGTTCAAAATATTGATCAAAGAGCTTATCGAGATTAAGCATGTCGATAAATTTCTTTTCGCCCTGGCTCCTTATCTGGTGATTGCCGGTTCTATGCTGGCATTCGGATGTTTGCCTTTTGGCAAAGGTTTGCAGGTCATAGATTTTAATATCGGTATTTTTTTCCTGATAGCAGTATCTTCCATCGGTGTATTAGGTATACTGCTTGCGGGATGGTCCAGTAACAATAAATATACGTTGATAGGTGCTATCCGAAGCGGTGCGCAGATGGTAAGTTACGAGTTGTCCATCGGTCTGTCAGTATTGACGATGGTCGCGTTTGCGGGTACGATGTCCATTACCGGGATTGTAGAAGCGCAAAATAACGGATGGTTCATTTTTACGGGTCATATTCCTGTGATCATAGCATTTCTGATATATCTGGTTGCGGGTACGGCTGAAACTAACCGGGGACCATTCGACCTTCCCGAGGCTGAAAGTGAATTAACCGCCGGTTACCATACCGAGTATTCCGGTATTCATTTCGGTTTCTTCTATCTGGCCGAATATCTGAACCTCTTTATAGTATCGGGAGTCGCTGCGTTGCTTTTCTTTGGCGGTTGGATGCCTTTGCATATTCCCGGATGGGAAGGATTTAACCAGATTATGGATTATATACCTTCGGTGATTTGGTTCTTCGGAAAAGCAATTGTGATTTCTTTCATTATTATCTGGTTTAAATGGACATTCCCGCGTTTAAGAATCGATCAGCTTTTGCGTTTGGAATGGAAATATTTATTACCTTTGAATCTCGTGAATCTGTTCCTGATGGTTTTAATCATCATATTCGGACTGCATTTTTGA